The genomic region CCGCAGATGATCGTTGGAGCTTCCGTGGGTACGCTCATGGGAGGTGCACTGGGCGCTCTGCTTACGGTGCCCGAGTACGAGCAGGCCCTGATCCTTCTCGGAAACATCATCGACGTGTTTCTGCACGTTGATGAACGCATCGCGTTCACACGACAATTCAAGAGCGCCACCCGTGAACTTGGGATTCGCGCGCGCGGCATTCGGCTATCGTCCGCGCAGATCCGCAACCGGATCCGGAAAGGATCGCGCTCCGACTCGAGCTTTGCGATCGTGGGTGCGCCGGCGCCGCTGATCGACGCAATTTCTGAGTTGACCATGATTCCCCAGAAGCAGACCGCGGTGATTGCGGCGCAGTTCGTCGCCGGGCAGGTGACTGGCGCGGTCAACACGCTGCTGCAGCAGTTGAAAGAGAATTCACTCGGCAGACTGGGCATCAGCACAGCGGTGATCGGCACCTCGTTACTAGAGCCGACGGCACGCACTCTCCTGGGCGAAGCAATGAAAATCGACCTTCAGAGGCAACAGCCCTTCCGCAACATCGGGTTCTTCGCCACGACGTCCGATATCGGCCGGGAGGAGTGTGTCATTCTCGGGCGGCATGAGGTCAGGCTTCCGGGATCCTACGACTTCGTGCAAGCGGCGCTGGCCTCGAGCGCGTTTCCCTGTATTTTCTCGCCGCGCCGCGAAAGCGATGTGTTCCCGGCGACAGGAGAGTTCGAAAGGCAGTTTTCCGATGGCGGTATGTTCGACAATCTACCGTTCATCCCGGCAATCGAAGTCCTCGCCGACATCCAACGGGAACACCGTGAAGCAGCCAACCTGGATTCAATCGAGTTTTTGCGGCGACGCCACAAGGCCCCGGACCTGTTCATCGTGGGCTCACTGGACATTCGCGCCGAGGAAGACGAAAACGGAGACGGGCCGTTTGATAATCTGATCGCCATCACCAAGCGCTCAAAGCTGCTGGCGAACAACGTAAAGATCCGCTCCTTCGAGGATTCGTCGAAGCGGATTCACGAACAACTCGAACTGCTGTTGGACCCGGCCAGCGCCTATCGTAGCCCCAGCAACACCGCATTCGTGGACGGCATTGTTGACGCTGCCACCATGGCGGTTTTTCCGTCCGATTCGGATCACCTGAATCCTACCTTTGCATTTTGCCGCTCCACCGGTTTCAAGCCGTCGCGGGTGCGCAAGTCGATCGCCGACGGATGCTTCCAGACCTTCGCGAAGCTGATCGAATCCTCCGGACCAGCCACATCGAACATCCTGAAGACCAGCATGAAAGGCTTGATCGGTCGAAAGATCCCGCAAATCGCGTGGCGGCAGCCACTCAATGCAGGGGGACGCGGGTATTGCCCCTTCTTTGAACATTCTGCTCAGGTTGAACAGAGCCAACGTGCCGGTCGCCTGATACAGGGGGAAAAGCCAGGCCCATTTCTGTGTCCTTTTTATGCCGCATGGCAATCGCTCTCGACCCGGCAGCCAGCATACAAGGCTGAATCTACTGTGTCGGCGCTTGCGATTTACCACGAGTGCATCGCCGACAAGATTCACAAAACGAAAGCCCTCGAGGCTGGCAAAGAGACCCGGCCTGCGGCGATGCAGTTAATCAGGGCTGACGAAATCCTTCAGCCCTCACCGGCCAAACCGGCGGCTGGTGCGGTTCGTTAGGCGCGCAGCCCAGGACCTTTCTGGACCGAGCGGGAGCGGGATCTGAAACCTCCCGCGCGCGGAGCGGAGGCGATCATGAGCAACGGAGCAGAGCCACTTGCCAAGAGCTTCAAGGCAGGCCCGGTGGAAATCACGGTTGGCGGAGACGCGGGCTCCCTGGTGGCGATCGCGGGCCACAAGCCTTTTCCCAAGTGGCAGGTCGGCATCGGCCAGATCAGCGCGAAGGCTACCACCGGCGAACCCATCAAGCTGGGCTCATCCGCCGGCCAGGTGCAGTTCAGCGGTACCGCCAGCGCCTACGCCGGAATCGGACTCTACAGCGAGGGGTCAAAACTGGTATCGGATCTCGGCATCGCCACGGAATTAGGCGGCGGCTTGTTGCTGCCTAACGAGACCGGGTGGGGGTATTGTCTCCTTCGTTGGGGATACGACCTGAGTGGGTCGGTGGCAGGATCGGTCGCGCTGGCCGCGCCTGCCAAAGTGACGTTTGGCGTGGACGGCAGTCACGAAGCAGTTTTTGGCGTGGTGCGCCGTTTCAGGACTGACACGGATGCGTTCCTGGTTGTGCAAGGTACAGTCGAGAACTGGAAGATGCCTGCTGCCGTCCGCGGGCCGAATGATCTCGCCCTGGATACCTGGTTGATTACCGAGGTAGACGGAAAAATCGAAACTAAGCTGGCCGCCTCGTATGGATACGACTTCAACTGGGTGCGGCAACTGAAGATCGGCGGCTTGGCAGGAGATGTCGGCCTGAAACTCAATGCCGCTATCTCGGTCGCCCTGGGCTTTGACGCCAATGGCAAATTCGCACTGGTGGTTTCACGCGAAGCTGCGGATCCCGGCTCGGTTCGCTTGCGGCTGTTTAAGGTCGCAAAGAAGGGTTGGAGCTTCTCTTTTGACGGCGGCGTGAACGCTACCACCAGCGAGACCGTCACCCCGGACAAGTTCACGGATTTCGTGCAGGCGGTTTTTGGCGTTCACGGCCTCCAGGTCGTGAAAGACCTTAAGGTGTTTGAAGATTGGACCGATCCCAACAAGCCGCTGTCCGGTGAACTGGCCAAGCTCTCCATTGACGAGGTCAAGAGTCTTGTACAGGAAGTTACCGGCAAGAGTCCTGACGCATCGTTCGACGCCGCCCGCAAGCAACTGCTCGCGGTGCTGCAAAGATGGGACGACCTGCCGCAGAAAGTGGCTGCGAGTATCTGGGCACACATACCCGACCAGGCGGCTTTGAAAAATGTCGCGAACATCGCAGCCGCGATTTCCACCACCAATCAGGACACCGTGCGGAAGCTGATCGAGGCGCAACTCAGCCATGTGGACTTCTTCAATACGGCGGAAGGGAAATGGCTGGAGTCGGCTGCCGAGGGCGCCGTGCTGAGCGCGCTCACCGGCATCCACGAGTTCCGCGAGCTTCAGGATGTCGCCGCCAAGACCGCCGCCATTCTCGACGGCAGCGCGTTGCAGGATACGCTCATGCGCTTACAGGGCGCAATCACCAAGCGGCTGAACCTGGATCAGATCGAAGACGCGATTCGCGCCAATGACGCCTCCAAGGTGAATGCCTGGCTCGTCGCCAAGCTCACCGCGCTGCTGGGCCCGGTGGACAATATCCCTGCGCTCGCCAAGGCGCGCGAACTGATCCACTCCATCCTGCAGCAGGCGCCCTCGTTCTACGACAAGGCCGTGAAGGCGCTGAACCACAGCTATGGCTTTTCGATCGCTGCCAAGTACCAGTCCGCCGACGCCTCCAGCGCCCTTCTCGATGTCAGCTTCGATCTGAACCAGCAGGATGCCGCACTACGGTTCGGCGACGCGCTCCGCGGAAGTTTCGACGAGTTGCTCCTGCGGCAAGCTACCGGCGTCACCCTGCATGCCGGTGTGCTGACCCATAACACGCAGCGGCAATGGCACGTCGAAGTCTCTCTGCCCTTCTACTCCAGTACGACGGACGAAATCATCAGCTCGCTGGCCACCGCTAGAGCCGTGGACGAAGCGGACGGACGCGTCCTCGTCTATGAACTGAAAGCCGAAGACGCCATTACCGCCCGCAATCGCCGCGACAGCCGTCTTGCCGTCGCTGCCTTCTATGCCAGCGGTGCAGTCCGCACGTACGGCAGGCCATCCGTGTCTTGCAATTACTCCTACGTGTTTCAACAGCCAAAGATGAGGCGTCCTGCCGTGGTCTGGCAATTGAAACCCTACGTGGACGCCTACTTCCCCATGCTGTTCCACGGCAACGTGGACGCAGGTTCCTTCTCCGAGTGGATCGGCGACCTGGACAAGTACATTGACCAGAAGTCGTTCAACGGTACGGACAACTTTGGTGACACCCGCGTGCGACTCGAGATCAACCTGCCGCCCGAGACAGCTTCGTTCTGGCTCAGGCTCCGGCCGGAAGATACTCGCCGCCGGTATCCCGCGATGTCGCGCTCCATCCAAGCGACGGTACGCAACCTGATCTACTCGTATCACTTCGCGGACCCTCGCCGCTATACGGACCTCGCCGCCTCGACCGCACTCCTGGTCTGCAAGGCGATTCCAGTATCCACCAACATCGCATTCGATTCCCCTCTGCGCTTTAACCAGGACACGCAGGATTACTGGGACTATCTCGAGCCTGATCTGCGCCAAGCGGTTGTGCGTGATTCGCACACCACCGCCAATCTGGCGCGCGTTCTGGAGCAGATTCAGGACGTGCTCCGCGGCCAGCCAGAACTGAGCGGGGTTCGCGGTTACTACGAGCCGCAAAGCGCGGGAGCGCTCCAGACGATGGCGTCAGGCCTGAACGGGTTCGCTGACCAGCGGCTGGTCAGTTTGTTGCGTTGTGAATCGATGCTGATTACGGGCGCCAAGCAAGCCGCGGAGGACATGCTCGCCTTCCTCGACCCGAAGAGCAGGCAGTCGCCCTCGCGCGCTGTCGAAGTCCTCACCCGGTTCGGGGAGCACGCCACCTCTACGTTCAACGACTTGGATGTGTATACCGGTGACGCCATCCGCCCCCTGTGCCCGCTCTTGATGGCTGCGGTCGCGCAGGCGTTGTGTCCCGATCTCAATGTCACCGCTCCGACGGCCATGCTGTCGCTCTACGTGATGCAAAACGGCAAACCATTACCGCCGCTCGACACAGTACCGAATCCCGGCGATGTCGTCGTCCAGCAACGGCTGGTGTCGTTGTAGCGCGTACCGGAAACGGAGGTGAGACTGTGCTGAAATCACTGGATGTTCTGATCGGTGTATCGACCGTCATGCTGTTGGCCAGCATGATCGTGATGGCGATTACTCATTTCTTGATGATGCTCGTCAACGCGCGCGGAAAACACCTGCGCACCGGGCTTTCCGAGTTGCTGCGTCAGCTCGATCCCAAGCTGGAACAGGATGTCGCTCGCCGGATCATCGACAAGGTGCTATGTTTCCCGCTGTTGAAGACTGCGACCGGCCGGCTTGGGTCGGTGGTTCATCGTGAGGAGTTCGTCAAGCTGTTGCTCGAACTGGCTGGTCAAAGTGACGGCAGCAGCGGACTCGACAAGTCCGGGCAGGTCATCAGCCTCGCCGACCCGGACCAGAAAGCGCTCCGCGTTTTGCTGGCGAACAACGGTATACCGAAGCCCGAAGAAACGCTGGCGCGCATTCGTGAGCTCGCGTTGCAGATCGAACGTAACAATCCCGAGCTGGCGGCTGACGTTCGGCAGAGAATTGCCATTATCCAGGAGGCGGAGAGTAAGTTCGTCAGCGGTGTGCATACCTGGTTCGACCGCACCATTGACCGAGTCAGTGAGCGGTTCACGGCTTATATGCGCGCCGTAACTTACGGAGTTGCGGTCTTGGTCGTGCTGGTCTTACAGTTGGATGCGATTGCGCTGGTCAACCGCCTGAATCTGGACGACGCCGCCAGGAAAGCCATCGTCGAGCAAGTCGCTCCGGCCGCGCTCCAGATGCAGAAGGACTCAACCGCCCTATCCAGTTCCAATGACGACAAGACCAAGGCGGATGCTGTCGTTGTCAAGGAGCAGGTTGCGCAATTGCGAGACCGGATCAACAAGGCGAATGCCGCTCTCGCCACCAACGAACTGGTGCCGTTCCCGGACAGTCTCGACCATTGGCGCCTGCGGTGGAACCAGACTTTTTCATTCAGTAAGTTGTTGGGAATGTTTGTCGCCGCAGTTCTGCTGAGTCTCGGGGCGCCGTTCTGGTACAAGGCGTTGGCCACTCTGCTCCAGCTTCGCTCGCTTGCGGCCCAGAAAGACGATGCGCAACGTGCGGCGCGTTCGACCACGCCCGAGACCGCGGCACAGGCCTCAGACGCGGCCCAAACAGGAAGCAGCCAGATGCCGGAGTGGTTGCGTGGGGAACAGGGCGATCCTGCGCTGGTTGGATAGGAGGCTGCCATGGAGAAGACCTGGATTGGCTGTGCCGCCACGAACTTCAGCAAGGGCCGGCCCTCGCCCTATCGTCCCGAGGCGATTGTCATCCACATCATTGTCGGCTCCCTTCGCAGTGCCGACCAGCACTTCAATGATCCCAACTCACGCGTCTCAGCGCACTACGGCGTGGGCAAGAACGGGGAAGTCCACCAGTACGTCGACGAATCCGACACCGCCTTTCGCGCGGGAATCGTGGTGAGGCCTACGTGGACGCTGATCAAGCCAAACGTCAACCCGAACTACTACACCATTGGCATCGAGCACGAGGGTCTCCCAGGTAAGGAAGATGCCTGGACGGACGCTCAAGTAGCCACCAGTTCTGCGCTCGTGGGCGAGATCGCGCGGCGCTGGAACATTTCTGTTGACCGCAGCCACATTATCGGACACCGCGAGATCCGTGCCTCCAAGACATGTCCTGGCGACTGGATTGACCTTGACACATTCATTAAGAATGTACCGACAGCGAGTGCGGGCGGCATTCCCGCTCAGACTTCCGTTCGCGTGCTGGCCAATGTGCGCGTGCGCGGCACGCGACCCAGCACACTCAGTCCGATTATCCGCGTGCTCCCGGCTAATGCGGTGGTCCGAGTTTCTGGCTTCACGAACGACGGCGAGCGCGTGAATGGCAATTCCACTTGGTATTCGGATCTGGATGGAAATTTTTTCTGGGCGGGAGCAACCGACGTCCCGCGCCCATCTGGCTAGTTACGATGTTTTTGCCTGGCGCTTACGTTCCGCGATGTGACCAGACGCCCGTTGTTTGGTCACCACCACAGTTGCGGGACAGAGCAGGGCTTCCGGACGCCCGTTGCCGCGCAACAAGGGATGTGCATGTCGAGCCGACTCCTGTTTATCTGGTCCGTGTGCGGTGTCCGATGAGGTAAGAACGTTGCGCCGACTATTGCTTATCGAGGACGAACCTGCCGCCCCAGCGGACGGCGTGCAGAGTTATCTGACTCGCGAACGTGGTTTCGACTGCAAGCGGGAAATCTGGAATCTGGTAGCCCCTCCCGATCTGAACCGTTTGAGTGTGGAGTTAGTGATCTTCGTGGCTGCGCAAGCTTCGGCGAGGCCAATGAGTTTCTTCAGTTGGCTGCGCGAACAGCGGCTGAAAACCCCGACCCTGGCTGTGCTCCCGCTCGCGTGGGACCCGCGTATGGTGAGGTCCGCAGCAGAGTTGGTGGATGACTTCGTGCTTTCGCCGGTGAGGGCCGAGGAACTGGAGTACCGGGCGGTCAGGATCATGAAGGCCCCCACCGATGAAATACTCCTGGCCGGCCAGAAACTCAGACAAGAGTTGGGACTCTCCCAGTTGGTGGGAAATGATCCGGCCTTCGTGGCTGCAATTGGCGCCATTCCGAACGTCGCGGCCAGTTCCGCGCCCGTCCTGCTGTTAGGAGAAACCGGAACCGGAAAAGAACTCTGTGCTCACGCCATCCACAGCCTGAGCGAGCGTCACGCCGGCCCATTTATTCCTGTCGAATGTGGTGCAATTCCGGAAAATCTTGTAGAGAGCGAACTTTTTGGACATGTGCGCGGCGCTTTCACGGACGCGCATTGCGAGCAAAAAGGGCTAGCCGCCATGGCCGACGGAGGGACTTTGTTCCTCGACGAAGTGGACTCTCTTCCTCTGGCGGCCCAGGCCAAGCTTCTGCGTTTCATCCAGGAAGGCATCTACCGCCCGCTGGGAGCGCAGACCTTTTACCGCGCGAATCTCAGGCTGGTGTCAGCTACCAATCGCGACCTCGAGCATTGCGTCCGTCAGGGACAATTCCGCTCCGACCTCTATTTTCGTTTGAATGTGTTGCCCTTGCGTCTTCCGCCGCTACGCGAACGGCGCAGCGATATTCCCTTGTTGGTCCAACACTTTCTTGGAAGGATATCTTCGTCCACTCCGGCAACCAAACTGACCTTGGCAGCCTTGCGGGTGCTCGATGCCTACGATTGGCCAGGGAACGTTCGCGAGCTGCATAACGTGGTGCAAAGGGGAGTTGCATTCTGTTCTGGAGCTCCTATTCTTCCTGCTCACCTGGGACTGCCGGTAGTTTCATGCGAAGAGGATGCCGCGCGCAATGATTTCCGTTTGGCACGGTCCCTCGCCATCGAGAAGTTTGAAAAGGCCTACGTGGAGGAAGTCCTGCGCAAAAACGGCGGCAACGTGACCCGCGCCGCGCAGGCTGCTTGCAAGGACCGTCGCGTGTTCGGCAGGCTGGTGAAGCGTTACGGTATCGACCGCCGCAATTTCGCATAACGATTTCCACAGGGATTTTTCTGTCCTACTGCTGGGACTTTCAGCTCCCGCATCCACACCGCGATTTTTCAACTAGTTCCGTCCGCCAACTTCGTTGTGCCCGGGTCGGTCAGGTCTCTTCACTCAAGCTGACAAGCGCGCCGCGCGAGGCGATCTCTTTTCCGCACTGCGGATTGCGGATGACCTCGCGGGTTGGCCTCGCTCGTGCAGCAGGAGTGCAACCGGGGATTTCATTGGCACCCCAACATTCGGAAGCCGATCGCGAGGTCGCGCGGGAGATTCTGCGATATTTCGCCCGCAATCCCGGCGCAGCCGACACCATGGAAGGAATCGCGCACTTTCGTTTGCTGGACGAGAGAATCCACAGCGGCCTCGAGCAAGTCACGCGAGCTTTGGCTTTATTGGTTTCTGAAGGATTGCTGGTACGAGAAGCGGTGGCGCGTTCCGCAGAAGTGTTCCGGCTCAACCAGGAACAACCGCGGGCCATCGAACGCTTTCTTGAGAAAGCGGAGCAATAAGGTAAAAGAAACGAAACAGGACCATGGCTACTACCCAGGCGATTGCCAGTACGTGTGAAGCGGTAGTGCGGTTGCTACGTTCAAATTACGATCCCGCCGACTTCAATGGCGCCACGCTGGACTTTCAGGTGTATGTAGCGGAGGACTTCAATCGGCCCATGGAGGAAGGTGTCTCCCTGTTTCTCTATCGTGTCTATCAGAACGGAAATTACCGCACTCCCGCTGGGCGGTTGCTGCCGGATGGCCGCCGTCAGGCCACGAAGCTGCCGTTGGATCTGCATTTTCTGTTGACCGCGTGGGCAAAGAAGGCGTCTCTGCAGCACCAGATTGCGGGCTGGATGATGCGAGTGATGGAAGACAACTCGACCTTGCCCCCCAGCGTGCTAAACGCTTACCAGCCCAATGTCTTCCGCCCGGACGAGGGAGTGGATGTGGGTCTCACGGAACTCAGCGTAGAAGACATGTTCCATGTCTGGGAGGTCATGATCAACCACGTGTACCAGCTTTCCGTGCCTTACCAGGCGAGAATGATTGAGATTGAATCGGCCGTTACGATCGCGCCGCTGGGAATTCCGGTGCAAGAACGGATTGCAGACTACCGGAGCAGGGGCTGATCGAGGAAAAGGAAATGGCAAGCTCGACCCTCACCGCCGGCCCAGGACTCGCCTTGGAGAGACGCAGTGTGTTCACCACACTGGGCATCCAGTTCTGGGATTTCGCTTTGGACAAGCCGATTGAGGGCGGACTCGAAGTGGTTGCGCGGCGGCCCGGAACAAGCTACCCGCCGACTACGGCTTTTCGTACCGGTTCCGGCTTTTATGGTTTCCAGGGTCTGCCGGGATTGCACGATGTGGAGTATCCGCCACCTGGCCCGAACTCAGCCGCGTCGAGCCCCCCGCTGACCTTGAATTTCGTGATCACGGCAAACGACCCTCTTGGCCGCTTTCTTCCCACACTGTTTGGAGTAGATCTGCCGTTGCCCTATCGTGGGCTGTTCCTGAGCAAGGGGACTGGAAGTCCGGCAGACATCGATGCACGTGCCTATCTGTTTTCCGCCCCTACTCGTCCAGTCGCTGTGGGCATGGCAGCGGTGCGTGCCAATTTGCGGGATGTTGCCCACGATCAGCCTGCCAGGTACGCCGCAGTACGGGTCACACTGGACGGCCAAACCTGGACCGGCATTGCCGACGATGAAGGGCGTGCCTTAGTCACATTTCCTTCTCCGCTGGTACGAAGACTGAGCCTGGGTTCGCCTCCGGGAAGCGGACAAGGTTCGCCTTCTGGCATGACTTGGCCGGTCAGCGTGCATGTGCTCTATGAGCCCTCCCGATTTCGGCTGTTGTTGGCGGACACCCCGGATGTGGAATGGCCATGGGCTGAAATCCCAAGTTTGAAAAGCATTCTCGATGGACAACATCCGGCGCTTATTTGGCAAACGGAAGCAGGTCCGCCGGTCGCGGAATGGACCGGGGTTCTGACATATGGGGAAGATCTTGTTCTGCGCACAACTCTGACCAACCCTGCAGAGTTGTCTCCAGTCTTACTGATTTCTCAAACGGCAACTTCGCCTTAGGAGGCAAATCATGCCTGAGTATCTAGCTCCAGGCGTTTACGTGGAAGAAGTAAGCTTTCGCTCGAAGAGCATTGAAGGCGTCAGCACGAGCACGGCGGGCTTTGTCGGTCCCGCGCGGTTTGGCCCCGTGGGCGGCCCGCCCGAACTGCTCACCAGCTTCGCCGACTTTGAGCGGATCTATCACGGCCTGGACGAACTGGAATTTACCGACACTGGCGAGTCCGTCAACTATCTGGCCCAGGGTGTGCGCTCCTTCTTTGACAACGGCGGTAAGCGGCTCTATGTGGTGCGAATTTTTGAGCCGCCCGAATCTGTTTCCGCGATTCCGGACTCGGCCTATGCCACCGGGGCGATCACCGATGCGATCGCGGGATCGCCCTCTCCCTCCATCTCTCTGCAGGCCCGCTATCCTGGCGGCCTGGTGGGCGACGCGACCAGGAACATCGGCCTTATTTTCACCGTGCACGTTACCAAGAACGTGCTTACGGGGGTGCCTCACGATCCTGTCAATCCGACCTCGCCGAAGGATCCGGCGCTGCGCGGGGTCAACATGAATGACTTGGTATGGATCTCAGACGCGACTGCTTCTCCCTCGACCACAGGTCCCTTCGGAGACGTCTACTGGGCGGAAAAGTATTTCGACACGACTGTCGTCCCCAACCAGTGGAGCTGGCGCTTCCACGGTAGCAGTGTTGGAAGTCCTTCCGGCACACTGGAGCTAAAAGACTTTATTCCAGGCGTGACGCTGGTGCGAGTGGTGACGGTCGGCGTGCAGATAAATTATCCCGGCAGGTTTCCCCGGACCGACTCTTTCCAAAATCTCACATTTCATCCTGACCATCCTGAATCTCTGAGCCAGTTCTTCGCCAAAGATCTGAACAGCCGGTCGATGGCACTTACACTTCCCCTCATCTTCGATCCTGACCAGGAGTACAAGAACGGGGCAGAAATCGCCCAAATCATGATGTCGCAACCGCGCAGTGCGGCGGAAACTGCACGCCTGCACAAGATACTCGGCCGCTCAACCGGATTCAGCATTCTGGAAACACTCGGCGACGATCAACTGGCCGACACGGATCGGCAAATCATTGTCAGCTTGAGTGGCGGCAGCGATGGCCGGCGCCCCACCGCCGCCCGCTATGAGGGCGAGGACGACGACCCCAAAAACAAAACCGGCCTCAAAGCGTTGGAAGACATAAGCGATGTGTCGATTGTTGCCGCCCCTGGCTATTCCGGGCGCAACGATTCCGACAGCAACTTCGAGGACAAGACCCTGCAAGTCTCACAACTCCTGATTGCTCATGCCGAGAGAATGCGTTACCGGATTGCCGTGCTGGATTCAATCGATGGCCATGACCTGACTGAAGTGCGTGAGTTCCGCGCCAAGATGGATTCCTCTCACGCGGCGTTTTACTACCCGTGGGTCCGCGTCATCGATCCCATCACCGAGGATGAAACCAATCTTCCACCGGCGGGTTTCGTGGCTGGCCTGTATGCCGATAACGACATTCTGTACGGTGTCCATAAAGCCCCGGCCAACATGGTGGTCCAGGACGCGATCGGTTTTGAGCTGATGCTGAACAAGGCGCAGCAAGACGTTCTCAATCCCGAGGGCATCAATTGTTTCCGTTTCTTTGAAGGCCGGGGATACCGTCTCTGGGGTGCGCGGACAGCCAGTTCCGATCCAGAGTGGAAGTATGTGAACCTGCGGCGCTACTTCGCTTACCTGGAGCACTCGATAGACAAGGGCACGCAGTGGGTCGTGTTTGAAAACAACAGCGACTTGCTTTGGGCGAACGTGCGGACGACGGTGGAGGATTTTCTTTTCAACGAATGGAAATCCAACCATCTGATGGGCGAGAAACCCGAGCAAGCCTACTTCGTGCGCTGTGATCGCTCCACGATGACCCAAAACGACTTCGACAACGGGCGTTTGATTTGCCTGATTGGTGTAGCACCCGTCCGTCCGGCGGAGTTTGTGATCTTCCGCATCGGCCAATGGGTGGGCTCACAAGCCTGACGAATTCATACGCTGAAGTGGGAGGAGAACTATGGCCGTGCCACGTGAGCGTCCCTATAGTCAATTTAATTTTCGCGTGAAGATCGCTGGCGAAGACGGGACCAGCACCAATGCGGGCTTCCAGGAAGTATTCGGGCTGGGAACGGAAATCCACGTTGCCGAATATCGCCCCGGAAACTACTCCGACAATTCACCCATGAAGGTCAACGGGTCCTACAAGGTACCGGACGTCACCTTGAAGCGCGGTGTCGTGGGTGATCTTACGGTGATTCATAACTG from Terriglobia bacterium harbors:
- a CDS encoding DUF4255 domain-containing protein → MATTQAIASTCEAVVRLLRSNYDPADFNGATLDFQVYVAEDFNRPMEEGVSLFLYRVYQNGNYRTPAGRLLPDGRRQATKLPLDLHFLLTAWAKKASLQHQIAGWMMRVMEDNSTLPPSVLNAYQPNVFRPDEGVDVGLTELSVEDMFHVWEVMINHVYQLSVPYQARMIEIESAVTIAPLGIPVQERIADYRSRG
- a CDS encoding phage tail protein, which translates into the protein MAVPRERPYSQFNFRVKIAGEDGTSTNAGFQEVFGLGTEIHVAEYRPGNYSDNSPMKVNGSYKVPDVTLKRGVVGDLTVIHNWVKAVRDGGNTGPDVLKTVVIALLSEDPSRTEVQTWTLTNARPMKYTGPSLTGKGTDVAVEELVLASEHIEVG
- a CDS encoding sigma-54 dependent transcriptional regulator, translated to MRRLLLIEDEPAAPADGVQSYLTRERGFDCKREIWNLVAPPDLNRLSVELVIFVAAQASARPMSFFSWLREQRLKTPTLAVLPLAWDPRMVRSAAELVDDFVLSPVRAEELEYRAVRIMKAPTDEILLAGQKLRQELGLSQLVGNDPAFVAAIGAIPNVAASSAPVLLLGETGTGKELCAHAIHSLSERHAGPFIPVECGAIPENLVESELFGHVRGAFTDAHCEQKGLAAMADGGTLFLDEVDSLPLAAQAKLLRFIQEGIYRPLGAQTFYRANLRLVSATNRDLEHCVRQGQFRSDLYFRLNVLPLRLPPLRERRSDIPLLVQHFLGRISSSTPATKLTLAALRVLDAYDWPGNVRELHNVVQRGVAFCSGAPILPAHLGLPVVSCEEDAARNDFRLARSLAIEKFEKAYVEEVLRKNGGNVTRAAQAACKDRRVFGRLVKRYGIDRRNFA
- a CDS encoding phage tail sheath subtilisin-like domain-containing protein, translating into MPEYLAPGVYVEEVSFRSKSIEGVSTSTAGFVGPARFGPVGGPPELLTSFADFERIYHGLDELEFTDTGESVNYLAQGVRSFFDNGGKRLYVVRIFEPPESVSAIPDSAYATGAITDAIAGSPSPSISLQARYPGGLVGDATRNIGLIFTVHVTKNVLTGVPHDPVNPTSPKDPALRGVNMNDLVWISDATASPSTTGPFGDVYWAEKYFDTTVVPNQWSWRFHGSSVGSPSGTLELKDFIPGVTLVRVVTVGVQINYPGRFPRTDSFQNLTFHPDHPESLSQFFAKDLNSRSMALTLPLIFDPDQEYKNGAEIAQIMMSQPRSAAETARLHKILGRSTGFSILETLGDDQLADTDRQIIVSLSGGSDGRRPTAARYEGEDDDPKNKTGLKALEDISDVSIVAAPGYSGRNDSDSNFEDKTLQVSQLLIAHAERMRYRIAVLDSIDGHDLTEVREFRAKMDSSHAAFYYPWVRVIDPITEDETNLPPAGFVAGLYADNDILYGVHKAPANMVVQDAIGFELMLNKAQQDVLNPEGINCFRFFEGRGYRLWGARTASSDPEWKYVNLRRYFAYLEHSIDKGTQWVVFENNSDLLWANVRTTVEDFLFNEWKSNHLMGEKPEQAYFVRCDRSTMTQNDFDNGRLICLIGVAPVRPAEFVIFRIGQWVGSQA
- a CDS encoding N-acetylmuramoyl-L-alanine amidase, with protein sequence MEKTWIGCAATNFSKGRPSPYRPEAIVIHIIVGSLRSADQHFNDPNSRVSAHYGVGKNGEVHQYVDESDTAFRAGIVVRPTWTLIKPNVNPNYYTIGIEHEGLPGKEDAWTDAQVATSSALVGEIARRWNISVDRSHIIGHREIRASKTCPGDWIDLDTFIKNVPTASAGGIPAQTSVRVLANVRVRGTRPSTLSPIIRVLPANAVVRVSGFTNDGERVNGNSTWYSDLDGNFFWAGATDVPRPSG